The proteins below are encoded in one region of Cololabis saira isolate AMF1-May2022 chromosome 13, fColSai1.1, whole genome shotgun sequence:
- the LOC133458164 gene encoding ras-related protein Rab-11B-like yields MGTRDDEYDYLFKVVLIGDSGVGKSNLLSRFTRNEFNLESKSTIGVEFATRSIQVDGKTIKAQIWDTAGQERYRAITSAYYRGAVGALLVYDIAKHLTYENVERWLKELRDHADSNIVIMLVGNKSDLRHLRAVPTDEARAFAEKNTLSFIETSALDSTNVEEAFKNILTEIYRIVSQRQISDRSGHDDSPGNNVVDISVPPTMDGQRGNKLPCCQSL; encoded by the exons TTGTTCTAATAGGAGATTCGGGTGTGGGGAAGAGTAACCTGCTGTCCCGTTTCACAAGAAATGAGTTTAACCTGGAGAGCAAGAGCACCATTGGGGTAGAATTCGCCACCCGGAGCATTCAGGTGGATGGAAAGACGATAAAGGCTCAGATCTGGGACACAGCTGGACAAGAACGCTACAGAGCAATCACCTCAGC CTATTATCGTGGTGCCGTCGGGGCCCTCCTAGTTTACGACATCGCCAAGCACCTGACGTATGAGAACGTTGAGcgctggctgaaggagctgaggGACCATGCCGACAGCAACATCGTCATCATGCTGGTCGGAAACAAGAGCGACCTCCGCCACCTGAGGGCCGTGCCCACTGATGAGGCTCGGGCCTTTGCAG AAAAAAACACTCTGTCATTTATTGAAACTTCAGCTTTGGACTCCACCAATGTAGAAGAAGCCTTCAAGAACATTCTCACAG AAATCTACCGTATTGTATCTCAAAGGCAAATCTCAGACAGATCTGGACATGATGATTCTCCCGGCAACAACGTCGTGGACATCAGCGTCCCCCCAACCATGGACGGGCAGAGGGGCAACAAACTCCCTTGCTGTCAAAGCCTGTGA